One window of Alkaliphilus metalliredigens QYMF genomic DNA carries:
- a CDS encoding ATP-binding protein codes for MKKAFINEILRNYEKKRDYTKTKRLQRLQEVYSRVPEIKKIDREVQKLGISISKSLIHGETHPEKMIDTLKSQLLKLKQDKAMLLTENNIPLQYLDEEYDCSQCKDTGFLNTGKKCNCFKQEIINYSYKMSNLSTVLQKENFNHFNMALFSEASFEEQAQSPRENMLHILNVSEGFVFNFDKDNEENLLFYGSTGLGKTFLANCVAKSLLDKGHIVIYQTAFKLLEIISDLRFQNKQEKNKYDLLFEADLLIIDDLGTEMTNTFTNSELFNIINSRLLSNKKTLISTNLSPKELMDRYDDRIFSRLFSKFTVLKFYGNDLRWESQ; via the coding sequence ATGAAGAAGGCATTTATTAATGAGATATTAAGGAACTATGAAAAGAAAAGGGATTATACCAAGACCAAAAGACTCCAACGACTGCAAGAGGTCTATAGCCGGGTGCCAGAGATTAAAAAAATTGATCGGGAAGTGCAAAAACTTGGTATCTCTATCTCTAAATCCCTCATCCATGGTGAAACACATCCAGAAAAAATGATAGATACCCTTAAAAGTCAGTTACTGAAGTTAAAACAAGATAAGGCTATGTTATTAACCGAAAACAATATTCCTCTTCAATATTTAGATGAGGAATATGATTGTTCTCAGTGTAAGGATACTGGCTTTTTAAATACCGGAAAGAAATGTAATTGCTTTAAACAAGAAATTATAAACTATTCCTATAAAATGTCCAACCTATCCACTGTATTACAAAAGGAAAATTTTAATCATTTTAATATGGCGCTTTTTTCTGAAGCTTCCTTTGAAGAACAAGCTCAAAGTCCTCGAGAAAATATGCTCCATATACTGAATGTCTCTGAAGGCTTTGTTTTTAACTTTGATAAAGATAATGAAGAGAACCTATTGTTCTATGGATCAACTGGATTAGGTAAGACTTTTCTAGCTAATTGCGTTGCCAAGTCTCTTTTAGATAAAGGACATATTGTGATCTATCAAACAGCCTTTAAGCTGTTAGAAATCATCAGTGATCTTCGTTTTCAAAATAAGCAGGAAAAGAATAAGTATGATCTTCTCTTTGAAGCTGATCTTTTAATCATTGATGATCTTGGAACTGAGATGACCAATACCTTTACCAATAGTGAACTGTTTAATATCATTAATAGTCGTTTATTATCTAATAAGAAGACACTTATCTCCACAAACTTAAGTCCCAAGGAATTAATGGACCGTTACGACGATCGTATTTTTTCCCGGCTCTTTTCTAAGTTTACCGTGTTAAAATTTTATGGTAATGACTTACGATGGGAGTCACAATAA